In a single window of the Candoia aspera isolate rCanAsp1 chromosome 14, rCanAsp1.hap2, whole genome shotgun sequence genome:
- the NAGPA gene encoding N-acetylglucosamine-1-phosphodiester alpha-N-acetylglucosaminidase has product MAAHTNCLPHVLGEGWRVLALAALLGGLFHCFWGVHGSAGAWNSLNDDILLPYLPARHGPRHNHQYIRDCQALRHGNATHETWPSDNTTASPLAITYGFVSDFPPHSPNRRQVYGHLTIVRDPLRTFSVLEPGGPGGCRFRHRATVEETVSRSRCLVAQNGGYFSTSTGECLGNVVSNGQLVQNSGGVQNAQFGIRKDGTLVFGYLSEEEILATENPFVQLVSGVVWLLRDGEVYVNQSQEAECDKTQETGTFDTFVNTVSARTAVGHDRQGQLVLFHADGQTGVRGLNLWEMAEFLKQRGVVNAINLDGGGSATFILNGTLASYPSDHCVLDSTWRCPRSISTVLCMHEPACQPQNCSGHGHCMLGQCHCDGAFWSGPACDVLDCGPSNCTLHGMCTEKGCLCDAGWTGANCTQACANGTYGDSCAQTCLCRNNGQCDPVHGSCTCPVGFQGILCGEACRLGRYGPSCQHVCQCPDQCYCDRRTGSCNISLDSAILDELARAGQCLLLASPKEELFFSEKAWTGITLGLLVLLSLSALVNVKLFLRSSRECHERGRYTSVPLEDMNGETRHRGPLAVWETDDPTEAAWDSNQLESVELL; this is encoded by the exons ATGGCGGCCCACACAAACTGCCTGCCGCACGTCTTGGGCGAGGGGTGGAGAGTTCTTGCCCTGGCCGCGCTTTTGGGGGGGCTGTTTCACTGCTTTTGGGGAGTTCATGGCAGCGCGGGAGCCTG GAATTCTTTGAACGATGACATCTTGCTGCCATATCTTCCTGCTCGGCATGGCCCACGGCACAACCATCAGTACATCCGAGATTGCCAAGCTCTCCGGCATGGCAATGCGACGCATGAAACCTGGCCCAGCGACAACACCACTGCCTCCCCTTTGGCCATTACGTATGGATTTGTTTCGGACTTCCCGCCACATAGTCCAAATCGTCGACAAGTGTACGGCCACTTGACTATTGTGCGGGACCCCCTGAGGACTTTTTCTGTGCTAGAACCCGGCGGGCCGGGAGGCTGCCGTTTCCGCCACAGAGCCACTGTGGAAGAGACAGTAAGCCGAAGCCGGTGCCTTGTGGCCCAGAATGGGGGCTATTTTAGTACAAGCACTGGAGAATGCTTAGGGAATGTTGTCAGCAATGGGCAGCTGGTACAGAACTCTGGTGGAGTGCAAAATGCTCAGTTTGGTATCCGGAAAGATGGCACCTTGGTCTTTGG CTACCTCTCTGAGGAGGAGATCTTAGCTACGGAGAACCCATTTGTGCAGCTTGTCAGCGGGGTGGTTTGGCTTCTGCGAGATGGAGAGGTCTACGTGAATCAAAGCCAGGAGGCAGAATGTGACAAGACCCAGGAAACAG GGACTTTTGACACTTTTGTCAACACTGTGTCTGCCAGGACGGCTGTGGGGCATGACCGACAAGGACAGCTTGTGTTGTTTCACGCTGATGGGCAGACGGGCGTCAGAGG CCTGAACCTCTGGGAAATGGCAGAGTTCCTGAAGCAGCGCGGCGTCGTGAACGCAATCAACCTGGATGGCGGCGGGTCAGCTACTTTCATCTTAAACGGAACGCTGGCTAGCTACCCCTCGGATCACTG cGTGTTGGACTCCACCTGGCGCTGCCCTCGGAGCATTTCGACCGTCCTGTGCATGCATGAGCCTGCCTGCCAACCCCAAAACTGCAGCGGGCATGGGCACTGCATGCTTGGACAATGCCACTGCGACGGAGCCTTCTGGAGCGGGCCAGCCTGTGATGTCCTGGACTGTGGCCCTTCCAACTGCACTCTTCATGGAATGTGCACTGAGA AGGGATGCCTCTGTGATGCTGGCTGGACCGGTGCAAACTGCACCCAAG CTTGTGCCAACGGCACCTACGGGGACAGTTGTGCCCAGACGTGCCTCTGCCGCAACAATGGCCAGTGTGACCCTGTGCATGGATCCTGCACTTGCCCAGTGGGCTTCCAAGGAATCTTGTGTGGAGAAG CATGTCGTCTCGGACGATACGGACCAAGCTGTCAGCATGTCTGTCAGTGCCCCGACCAGTGTTACTGTGATCGGAGGACGGGCAGTTGCAATATTTCTCTTGACTCAGCCATACTGGATGAGTTAGCTAGAG ctggaCAATGCCTGCTCCTAGCCAGCCCAAAGGAAGAATTATTTTTCTCTGA GAAAGCCTGGACTGGAATAACGCTTGGCTTGCTGGTCCTGCTTTCGCTCAGTGCGTTGGTGAACGTCAAGCTGTTCCTCCGCAGCTCCAGAGAGTGTCACGAACGTGGCCGATACACCTCTGTCCCCCTGGAAGACATGAATGGGGAGACCAGACACCGGGGCCCGCTGGCAGTTTGGGAGACCGATGATCCCACGGAGGCTGCCTGGGACTCCAATCAGTTAGAAAGTGTTGAGCTTCTCTGA